A part of Limihaloglobus sulfuriphilus genomic DNA contains:
- the tnpA gene encoding IS66 family insertion sequence element accessory protein TnpA, producing MSIEKQSDLEQRRFWEMVIETWRSSGLPVRQFCKQEGLSEPTFYSWRKKLSPDKPTKVPEKSGFVEVTLPAGNPTPLELILSSGSVLRISPSTESELLARVVGVLREAGLC from the coding sequence ATGAGCATTGAAAAACAGTCAGACCTGGAACAACGCAGGTTCTGGGAGATGGTAATTGAGACCTGGCGTTCAAGCGGGTTGCCGGTCCGGCAGTTCTGCAAACAGGAGGGGTTATCCGAGCCGACATTTTACAGCTGGCGAAAGAAGCTCAGTCCTGACAAGCCGACGAAAGTGCCGGAGAAATCCGGTTTTGTCGAGGTTACATTGCCCGCCGGTAATCCAACACCACTGGAACTTATCCTAAGCTCCGGCAGCGTTCTGCGTATCAGCCCTTCAACCGAGAGTGAATTGCTGGCCCGCGTGGTCGGTGTTCTGCGTGAGGCCGGGTTATGCTGA
- the istB gene encoding IS21-like element helper ATPase IstB, which yields MNNSLHNTLKSLRLSGMLEILEVRLQEAAGNSLTHAEFLELILQDEMLVRKHRQIQRGIKAAGFRELKTLEEFDWQFNTSIKRSRIFDMATCRFISEGIDVLLLGPPGVGKSHLCQAIGYQAVKAGMAVRYRSIFDVARDFLHEDAFACQDKVMNRYLKPELLIIDDMGIKHLPKRCGEYLLEIIMRRYENKSTMMTSNRPLEDWGKLIGDVPSATAILDRFLHHAEIINITGRSYRLKDRAEHGACEKRAGHEG from the coding sequence ATGAACAATTCACTGCACAACACATTAAAATCACTAAGGTTGTCAGGTATGCTTGAGATACTTGAAGTTCGATTGCAGGAGGCAGCCGGCAACAGCCTCACTCATGCTGAGTTTTTAGAACTGATCCTGCAGGATGAGATGCTGGTCAGAAAGCATCGCCAGATCCAAAGGGGTATTAAGGCTGCCGGGTTTAGAGAACTCAAGACACTGGAGGAGTTTGACTGGCAGTTCAACACTTCGATTAAAAGAAGCCGGATATTTGATATGGCCACATGCCGCTTTATCAGTGAGGGCATTGATGTTTTGCTGCTTGGCCCGCCGGGTGTGGGCAAGAGTCATTTGTGTCAGGCGATAGGCTATCAGGCAGTCAAGGCAGGCATGGCTGTGCGGTACCGCTCGATATTTGATGTTGCCAGGGATTTTCTGCACGAAGATGCCTTTGCCTGTCAGGATAAGGTAATGAACAGATATCTCAAGCCGGAGCTGCTGATAATCGATGATATGGGCATCAAGCATCTGCCAAAACGCTGCGGCGAGTATCTGCTGGAGATCATTATGCGGCGATATGAAAACAAATCCACGATGATGACCTCCAACAGGCCGCTGGAAGACTGGGGCAAGCTAATTGGCGATGTACCATCGGCAACCGCAATCCTGGACAGGTTTTTGCATCATGCTGAGATCATCAACATCACAGGCCGCAGCTACCGTCTCAAGGACCGTGCCGAGCATGGTGCCTGTGAGAAAAGAGCCGGCCATGAAGGCTGA
- the tnpB gene encoding IS66 family insertion sequence element accessory protein TnpB (TnpB, as the term is used for proteins encoded by IS66 family insertion elements, is considered an accessory protein, since TnpC, encoded by a neighboring gene, is a DDE family transposase.), giving the protein MLTLPSSVRIFIYTQPTDMRCGFNKLSMLTESFMLKDPLSGHLFVFFNKHGDKCKILFWDRTGFAIWYKRLEEGTFEKLKNPSKQPSIEVDISKLTWILEGIDLFKARRRKRYERKTPP; this is encoded by the coding sequence ATGCTGACACTTCCATCATCGGTCAGGATATTCATATACACTCAACCTACCGACATGCGATGCGGATTCAATAAGCTCTCGATGCTGACCGAAAGTTTTATGCTCAAGGATCCGTTGAGCGGCCATCTGTTCGTGTTCTTCAACAAGCATGGGGACAAGTGCAAGATACTCTTCTGGGACAGGACAGGTTTTGCCATCTGGTATAAACGTCTTGAAGAGGGAACTTTTGAAAAACTGAAAAACCCATCAAAACAACCCTCAATTGAGGTTGACATTTCAAAGCTTACATGGATACTCGAGGGGATAGATCTTTTCAAGGCGAGAAGAAGAAAGCGTTATGAGCGTAAAACGCCTCCATAG